The following proteins come from a genomic window of Citrobacter europaeus:
- the proW gene encoding glycine betaine/L-proline ABC transporter permease ProW yields MADQTNPWDTTPAADSAAQTADAWSTPSGAPTDGGSADWLTSAPAPAPEHFNIMDPFHKTLIPLDSWVTEGIDWVVTHFRPVFQGIRVPVDYILNGFQQLLLGMPAPVAIILFALIAWQISGVGMGVATLISLIAIGAIGAWSQAMITLALVLTALLFCVVIGLPMGIWLARSPRAAKIVRPLLDAMQTTPAFVYLVPIVMLFGIGNVPGVVVTIIFALPPIVRLTILGINQVPADLIEASRSFGASPRQMLFKVQLPLAMPTIMAGVNQTLMLALSMVVIASMIAVGGLGQMVLRGIGRLDMGLATVGGVGIVILAIILDRLTQAVGRDSRSRGNRRWYTTGPVGLITRPFTK; encoded by the coding sequence ATGGCTGATCAAACTAATCCGTGGGATACCACACCAGCGGCCGACAGCGCCGCACAAACTGCCGATGCCTGGAGCACGCCATCTGGTGCGCCCACTGACGGCGGTAGCGCAGACTGGCTGACCAGCGCCCCTGCGCCGGCGCCAGAACATTTCAATATTATGGATCCGTTCCATAAAACACTGATCCCGCTGGATAGTTGGGTCACCGAAGGGATCGACTGGGTTGTTACCCATTTCCGTCCGGTCTTCCAGGGCATTCGTGTTCCGGTGGATTACATTCTCAACGGCTTCCAGCAGCTTCTGTTAGGTATGCCAGCGCCCGTGGCGATTATCCTGTTCGCCCTGATTGCCTGGCAGATATCCGGTGTCGGAATGGGCGTTGCTACGCTGATTTCCTTGATTGCCATCGGTGCCATCGGTGCGTGGTCGCAGGCCATGATAACCCTGGCGCTGGTACTGACCGCTCTGCTGTTCTGCGTAGTGATCGGTCTGCCGATGGGGATCTGGTTAGCACGCAGTCCGCGGGCGGCAAAAATTGTTCGCCCGCTGCTGGACGCCATGCAAACCACCCCAGCGTTCGTCTATCTGGTGCCGATTGTCATGCTGTTCGGTATTGGTAACGTCCCGGGCGTGGTGGTGACGATTATCTTCGCCCTGCCGCCAATCGTACGTCTGACCATTCTGGGGATTAACCAGGTGCCAGCCGATCTGATTGAAGCCTCGCGTTCGTTTGGCGCCAGCCCGCGTCAGATGCTGTTTAAAGTGCAGCTCCCGCTGGCGATGCCCACTATTATGGCCGGGGTCAACCAGACGCTGATGCTGGCGCTTTCAATGGTCGTCATCGCGTCGATGATCGCCGTCGGCGGGCTGGGTCAGATGGTGCTGCGTGGAATCGGTCGTCTGGATATGGGGCTTGCCACCGTCGGTGGGGTTGGGATTGTAATTCTCGCCATCATCCTGGATCGCCTGACGCAGGCCGTTGGTCGCGACTCGCGTAGTCGTGGCAACCGTCGCTGGTACACCACTGGTCCCGTTGGGCTTATCACTCGCCCTTTCACGAAGTAA
- the proX gene encoding glycine betaine/L-proline ABC transporter substrate-binding protein ProX: protein MRQKIIIATAFATLVSTSTFAADLPGKGITVQPIQSTISEESFQTQLVARALEKLGYTVNKTSEVDYNVGYTSIASGDATFTAVNWQPLHDDMYAAAGGDKKFYREGVFVTGAAQGYLIDKKTAEQYKITNIAQLKDPKIAKIFDTNGDGKADMMGCSPGWGCEAVINHQNKAFDLEKTVEVSHGNYAAMMADTITRFKEGKPILYYTWTPYWVSDVMKPGKDVVWLQVPFSSLPGEQKDIDTKLPNGANYGFPVNTMHIVANKAWAEKNPAAAKLFAIMKLPLADINAQNAMMHDGKASEADVQGHVDGWIKAHQQQFDGWVNEALAAQK from the coding sequence ATGCGACAGAAAATAATTATTGCCACAGCGTTTGCTACCCTTGTCTCCACCAGCACTTTCGCTGCCGACCTGCCGGGCAAAGGCATCACCGTACAGCCAATTCAGAGTACAATCTCTGAAGAATCCTTCCAGACGCAGCTTGTTGCCCGCGCGCTGGAGAAGCTGGGTTACACCGTTAACAAAACAAGCGAAGTTGATTACAACGTCGGCTATACCTCCATTGCCTCTGGCGATGCAACTTTTACCGCCGTGAACTGGCAGCCGCTGCATGATGATATGTACGCCGCTGCGGGCGGAGACAAAAAGTTTTATCGCGAGGGGGTATTCGTTACGGGTGCCGCACAGGGTTATCTGATCGACAAAAAAACCGCTGAGCAGTACAAAATCACTAACATCGCTCAGTTAAAAGATCCGAAGATCGCCAAAATCTTTGACACTAACGGTGACGGAAAAGCCGATATGATGGGCTGTTCACCGGGCTGGGGTTGTGAAGCCGTAATCAACCACCAGAACAAAGCTTTCGATCTGGAAAAAACCGTCGAGGTCAGCCACGGTAACTATGCGGCGATGATGGCTGACACCATTACCCGCTTTAAAGAAGGCAAACCCATTCTTTACTACACCTGGACACCGTACTGGGTCAGCGACGTCATGAAGCCGGGTAAAGATGTGGTCTGGCTGCAGGTACCGTTCTCTTCCCTGCCAGGCGAGCAGAAAGATATTGATACCAAGCTGCCAAACGGCGCCAACTACGGCTTCCCGGTGAACACGATGCATATTGTCGCCAATAAAGCCTGGGCGGAGAAAAACCCGGCTGCAGCGAAACTGTTTGCCATCATGAAGCTGCCGCTGGCGGATATCAACGCGCAGAACGCGATGATGCATGACGGTAAAGCGTCTGAAGCCGACGTGCAGGGTCACGTTGACGGCTGGATCAAAGCCCACCAGCAGCAGTTTGACGGCTGGGTGAACGAAGCGCTGGCCGCGCAGAAATAA
- a CDS encoding MFS transporter, whose product MTKTTQGLSPSLILLMSIATGLAVASNYYAQPLLDTIARNFSLSASTAGFIVTAAQLGYAAGLLFLVPLGDMLERRMLIVSMTLLAAGGMLITASSQSLGMLILGTALTGLFSVVAQILVPLAATLATPDKRGKVVGTIMSGLLLGILLARTVAGLLANLGGWRTVFWVASVLMALMAIALWRGLPKMKSETHLNYPQLLGSVFSLFIRDKLLRTRAMLGCLTFANFSILWTSMAFLLAAPPFNYSEGMIGLFGLAGAAGALGARPAGGFADKGKSHLTTTLGLLLLLLSWLAIWFGHASVPMLIIGILVLDLTVQGVHITNQTVIYRIHPDARNRLTAGYMTSYFIGGAAGSLISASAWQHAGWAGVCLAGTTVALLNLLVWWRGFHRQEAVN is encoded by the coding sequence ATGACGAAAACCACTCAGGGACTTAGCCCTTCGCTGATCCTGTTAATGTCTATCGCCACCGGCCTCGCCGTCGCCAGTAACTATTATGCTCAGCCGTTGCTCGACACCATCGCCCGTAACTTTTCACTATCTGCCAGTACCGCAGGGTTTATCGTCACCGCGGCCCAACTCGGCTATGCCGCTGGCCTGCTGTTTTTAGTCCCGCTTGGCGATATGCTCGAACGTCGGATGCTGATCGTCTCCATGACGCTGTTAGCGGCAGGCGGCATGCTGATTACCGCCAGCAGCCAGTCGCTGGGCATGCTGATCCTCGGTACCGCCCTGACCGGGTTGTTCTCGGTAGTCGCACAGATTTTAGTTCCGCTGGCGGCGACACTTGCCACGCCAGACAAGCGCGGTAAAGTCGTCGGCACGATTATGAGCGGCCTGCTGTTGGGCATTCTGCTGGCGCGCACCGTAGCGGGATTACTGGCCAATTTGGGCGGCTGGCGCACTGTGTTTTGGGTGGCATCGGTATTAATGGCGCTGATGGCGATTGCGCTGTGGCGCGGTCTGCCGAAGATGAAATCAGAAACACATCTTAACTACCCGCAACTTCTGGGTTCGGTATTCAGCCTGTTTATCCGCGATAAACTGCTGCGTACCCGCGCAATGCTGGGCTGTCTGACCTTTGCCAATTTCAGTATCCTTTGGACATCAATGGCGTTTTTGCTCGCCGCACCGCCGTTTAACTATTCAGAAGGCATGATTGGTCTGTTTGGCCTGGCGGGGGCCGCCGGGGCGTTAGGCGCGCGTCCGGCGGGCGGTTTTGCCGATAAAGGTAAATCTCACCTGACCACCACCCTTGGGCTGTTATTGCTGCTGCTCTCCTGGCTAGCTATTTGGTTTGGGCACGCTTCCGTCCCCATGCTGATTATCGGCATTCTGGTGCTGGATCTCACCGTTCAGGGCGTACATATCACCAACCAGACGGTTATCTATCGCATTCATCCGGATGCGCGTAATCGCCTGACCGCCGGATACATGACCAGCTATTTTATTGGCGGAGCGGCAGGGTCGCTGATTTCAGCCTCCGCCTGGCAGCATGCCGGGTGGGCTGGCGTTTGTCTGGCCGGTACGACCGTTGCCCTACTCAATCTGTTGGTCTGGTGGCGAGGTTTTCACCGTCAGGAAGCCGTAAATTAA
- a CDS encoding AzlC family ABC transporter permease — protein MESPIPQSEPSSATLTEGFKDSLPIVISYIPVAFAFGLNATRLGFSPVESVFFSCIIYAGASQFVITTMLAAGSSLWVAALTVMAMDVRHVLYGPSLRSRIAQRLSKPKSALWAFGLTDEVFAAATAKLVRDNRRWSENWMIGIALCSWASWVFGTVIGAFSGSGLLKDYPAVEAALGFMLPALFMSFLLASFQRQQALCVTAALAGALAGVMLFSIPAAILAGIVCGCLTALIQSFWQGGPDEL, from the coding sequence ATGGAAAGCCCTATACCCCAGTCTGAACCCAGTTCTGCAACGCTAACTGAAGGATTCAAAGACAGCCTGCCAATAGTCATTAGCTATATTCCGGTCGCTTTTGCATTTGGTCTCAATGCCACTCGCCTTGGCTTTTCTCCCGTTGAAAGCGTCTTTTTCTCTTGCATTATCTATGCGGGAGCCAGCCAGTTTGTCATCACCACGATGCTCGCTGCAGGCAGTTCTCTGTGGGTTGCCGCTCTGACCGTCATGGCCATGGATGTACGCCATGTTTTGTACGGCCCTTCCCTGCGTAGCCGAATCGCCCAGCGACTGAGCAAACCCAAAAGTGCGCTGTGGGCCTTTGGCCTCACCGATGAAGTCTTTGCCGCCGCAACCGCAAAGCTGGTACGGGATAACCGGCGCTGGAGTGAGAACTGGATGATTGGCATTGCGCTATGCTCATGGGCCTCCTGGGTATTTGGCACGGTGATCGGCGCGTTTTCCGGCAGCGGTTTACTTAAGGATTACCCGGCCGTTGAGGCGGCGCTGGGCTTCATGCTCCCGGCGCTGTTCATGAGCTTCCTGCTGGCCTCTTTCCAGCGTCAGCAGGCGCTCTGCGTCACTGCGGCGCTAGCCGGGGCGCTGGCTGGCGTTATGCTGTTTTCTATTCCTGCCGCCATCCTTGCCGGCATTGTCTGCGGATGCCTGACGGCACTCATCCAGTCATTTTGGCAGGGGGGTCCTGATGAGCTATGA
- the ygaH gene encoding L-valine transporter subunit YgaH, with product MSYEVLLLGLLVGCVNYCFRYLPLRLRVGNVRPTRRGATGILLDTIGIASICALLVVSTAPEVMHDARRFVPTLVGFVILGASFYKTRSIIIPTLLSALGYGLAWKMLVGL from the coding sequence ATGAGCTATGAGGTCCTGCTGCTTGGCCTGTTGGTCGGCTGCGTGAACTACTGCTTTCGCTATTTACCGCTGCGCCTTCGAGTGGGTAATGTTCGCCCGACCAGGCGCGGCGCAACGGGCATATTACTCGACACCATTGGCATAGCATCAATTTGCGCCCTGTTGGTGGTGTCTACCGCGCCAGAAGTGATGCACGACGCTCGTCGGTTCGTACCGACGCTGGTGGGGTTTGTCATACTGGGCGCAAGCTTCTATAAGACCCGCAGTATCATCATTCCAACCTTACTGAGTGCTCTGGGCTACGGATTAGCCTGGAAAATGCTGGTTGGCTTATAG
- the emrR gene encoding multidrug efflux transporter EmrAB transcriptional repressor EmrR: MDSSFTPIEQMLKFRASRYEEFPYQEVLLTRLCMHMQGKLLENRNKMLKAQGINETLFMALITLESQENHSIQPSELSCALGSSRTNATRIADELEKRGWIERRESDNDRRCLHLQLTEKGHAFLQEVLPPQHNCLHQLWSSLSTTEKDQLEQITRKLLTRLDQMEQDGAVLEALR, encoded by the coding sequence ATGGATAGTTCGTTTACGCCCATTGAACAAATGCTAAAATTTCGCGCCAGCCGCTACGAAGAGTTCCCTTATCAGGAAGTGCTTCTGACTCGTCTCTGCATGCACATGCAGGGCAAGCTGCTGGAAAACCGCAATAAGATGCTGAAAGCTCAAGGGATTAACGAGACGTTGTTTATGGCGTTGATTACGCTGGAGTCTCAGGAAAACCACAGTATTCAGCCCTCTGAACTGAGTTGCGCGCTCGGCTCGTCACGCACTAACGCTACCCGCATCGCGGATGAGTTAGAAAAACGTGGCTGGATCGAACGTCGCGAAAGCGATAACGATCGCCGCTGTCTGCATCTGCAATTGACCGAGAAAGGCCATGCATTTTTGCAAGAGGTATTACCGCCTCAGCACAACTGCCTGCATCAGCTCTGGTCGTCTCTCAGCACCACCGAAAAAGATCAGCTCGAGCAAATTACCCGTAAACTTCTGACCCGTCTTGATCAGATGGAGCAGGATGGTGCGGTGTTAGAAGCGCTGCGCTAA
- the emrA gene encoding multidrug efflux MFS transporter periplasmic adaptor subunit EmrA: protein MSANAETQTPQQPVKKNGKRKSTLLLLTLLFIIIAVAYGIYWFLVLRHVEETDDAYVAGNQVQIMAQVSGSVTKVWADNTDFVKQGDVLVTLDQTDAKQAFEKAKTALASSVRQTHQLMINSKQLQASIEVQRTALAQAQSDFNRRVPLGNANLIGREELQHARDAVASAQAQLDVAIQQYNANQAMILGSKLEDQPAVQQAATEVRNAWLALERTKIVSPMTGYVSRRAVQPGAQISPTTPLMAVVPATNLWVDANFKETQLAHMRIGQPATVISDIYGDDVKYTGKVVGLDMGTGSAFSLLPAQNATGNWIKVVQRLPVRIELDAQQLAQHPLRIGLSTLVTVDTANRDGQILASQVRTTPVAESNAREIDLAPVNKMIEEIVRANAG from the coding sequence ATGAGCGCAAATGCGGAGACTCAAACCCCGCAGCAACCGGTCAAGAAGAATGGCAAACGTAAAAGTACGCTGCTCCTTCTGACCTTGCTCTTTATTATCATTGCCGTGGCATATGGGATTTATTGGTTTTTAGTACTGCGTCATGTCGAAGAGACAGACGATGCGTACGTGGCAGGGAACCAGGTTCAAATCATGGCGCAGGTATCAGGCAGCGTGACGAAAGTCTGGGCTGATAACACTGACTTTGTAAAACAAGGCGATGTACTGGTCACCCTTGATCAGACGGACGCAAAACAGGCATTTGAAAAAGCCAAAACTGCGCTGGCTTCCAGCGTGCGTCAGACGCACCAGTTGATGATCAACAGCAAGCAGTTGCAGGCCAGCATTGAAGTGCAGAGAACCGCACTGGCGCAGGCGCAAAGCGACTTTAATCGCCGTGTTCCACTGGGCAACGCCAACCTGATTGGCCGCGAAGAACTGCAACATGCGCGTGATGCTGTCGCCAGCGCGCAGGCCCAGCTTGATGTCGCAATTCAACAATATAATGCTAACCAGGCGATGATTCTGGGTAGCAAGCTGGAAGACCAGCCCGCCGTGCAACAGGCTGCCACTGAAGTGCGCAATGCCTGGCTGGCACTGGAACGTACTAAAATTGTCAGCCCAATGACCGGCTATGTTTCCCGTCGTGCCGTGCAGCCTGGCGCGCAAATTAGCCCAACCACGCCGCTGATGGCAGTTGTTCCGGCCACTAATCTGTGGGTGGATGCTAACTTTAAAGAAACACAGCTCGCGCACATGCGTATCGGCCAACCGGCGACCGTTATCAGTGATATTTACGGCGATGACGTGAAATACACCGGTAAAGTAGTCGGCCTGGATATGGGTACGGGCAGCGCCTTCTCCCTGTTACCAGCGCAAAACGCGACCGGTAACTGGATCAAAGTCGTCCAGCGTCTGCCGGTACGTATCGAACTGGATGCGCAGCAACTGGCGCAGCATCCGCTGCGTATTGGTTTGTCTACGCTGGTAACCGTTGATACCGCTAATCGTGACGGGCAGATTCTGGCAAGCCAGGTTCGCACCACGCCGGTAGCAGAAAGTAATGCACGTGAAATCGACCTTGCTCCGGTCAATAAGATGATCGAAGAGATCGTGCGGGCCAACGCGGGCTAA
- the emrB gene encoding multidrug efflux MFS transporter permease subunit EmrB gives MQQQKPLEGAQLVIMTIALSLATFMQVLDSTIANVAIPTIAGNLGSSLSQGTWVITSFGVANAISIPITGWLAKRFGEVRLFMWSTIAFVIASWACGMSTSLNMLIFFRVIQGIVAGPLIPLSQSLLLNNYPPAKRSIALALWSMTVIVAPICGPILGGYISDNYHWGWIFFINVPIGAAVVLMTLQTLRGRETKTEQRRIDAIGLALLVIGIGSLQIMLDRGKELDWFASQEIIILTVVAVVAISFLIVWELTDEHPIVDLSLFKSRNFTIGCLCISLAYMLYFGAIVLLPQLLQEVYGYTATWAGLASAPVGIIPVILSPIIGRFAHKLDMRRLVTFSFIMYAVCFYWRAWTFEPGMDFGASAWPQFIQGFAVACFFMPLTTITLSGLPPERLAAASSLSNFTRTLAGSIGTSITTTMWTNRESLHHAQLTESVNPYNPNAQAMYDKLQDLGMTQQQASGWIAQQITNQGLIISANEIFWMSAGIFLVLLGLVWFAKPPFGAGGGGGGAH, from the coding sequence ATGCAACAGCAAAAACCGCTGGAAGGCGCGCAGCTCGTCATTATGACGATCGCGCTGTCCCTGGCGACATTCATGCAGGTGCTGGACTCCACCATTGCTAACGTGGCGATCCCCACTATCGCCGGGAACCTGGGCTCTTCGCTGAGCCAGGGAACCTGGGTGATCACCTCTTTCGGGGTGGCGAATGCTATCTCTATTCCGATCACCGGCTGGCTGGCAAAGCGCTTTGGCGAAGTCAGGCTCTTCATGTGGTCCACAATTGCCTTCGTCATTGCGTCCTGGGCATGTGGGATGTCCACCAGCCTGAACATGCTCATTTTCTTCCGCGTGATACAAGGGATTGTCGCCGGTCCATTAATTCCTCTGTCACAGAGCCTGTTGCTGAATAACTATCCTCCCGCCAAGCGTTCCATCGCCCTCGCGCTATGGTCGATGACGGTAATTGTTGCTCCGATATGTGGCCCTATTCTTGGGGGCTATATCAGCGACAACTATCACTGGGGCTGGATATTTTTCATCAACGTGCCAATCGGTGCTGCGGTGGTATTGATGACCCTGCAAACCCTGCGCGGACGGGAAACCAAAACCGAGCAGCGGCGCATCGACGCCATTGGTCTGGCTCTGCTGGTCATCGGTATCGGCAGTTTGCAGATTATGCTCGACCGCGGCAAAGAGCTGGACTGGTTCGCCTCGCAGGAGATTATCATCCTGACGGTGGTCGCGGTTGTCGCTATCAGCTTCCTGATCGTCTGGGAGCTTACCGACGAGCACCCCATCGTCGATCTCTCGCTGTTTAAGTCGCGTAATTTTACCATCGGCTGCCTGTGTATCAGCCTGGCCTATATGCTCTACTTCGGCGCAATCGTCCTGCTGCCGCAGCTATTGCAGGAGGTTTACGGCTATACGGCAACCTGGGCCGGTCTGGCGTCCGCGCCGGTAGGGATCATTCCGGTGATCCTGTCGCCAATTATCGGCCGCTTTGCGCACAAGCTGGATATGCGTAGGTTGGTGACGTTCAGTTTTATTATGTATGCCGTCTGTTTCTACTGGCGTGCGTGGACGTTCGAACCGGGTATGGACTTTGGCGCATCAGCCTGGCCGCAGTTTATTCAGGGGTTCGCGGTAGCCTGCTTCTTTATGCCACTGACGACCATCACGCTGTCCGGCTTACCGCCTGAGCGTCTGGCCGCAGCATCAAGTTTGTCGAACTTTACGCGAACGCTGGCAGGTTCTATCGGCACGTCGATTACGACAACGATGTGGACGAACCGCGAGTCGCTGCACCATGCGCAGTTAACGGAATCCGTAAACCCCTACAACCCAAATGCGCAGGCCATGTACGATAAGCTGCAGGATTTAGGGATGACGCAGCAGCAGGCGTCAGGCTGGATAGCTCAGCAGATCACCAATCAGGGTCTGATTATTTCCGCCAACGAAATCTTCTGGATGTCGGCGGGGATCTTCCTGGTTTTGCTTGGCCTGGTGTGGTTTGCCAAACCGCCCTTCGGCGCAGGCGGTGGTGGCGGCGGCGCACACTAA
- a CDS encoding carbohydrate porin — MKVKYLALVVGACFSHNLWAANTAIEQRLAELEQRVINAEQRAADAESQIRSLKQQQVATAPTVQVQSAEPSASTENPPKLTLSGFSDIKFYGDVEFNMDAASRSGSLTSTRTSANKDWAPGTNERWDINGRLLLGFDGYQRLNNGNFAGFSVQPLADLTGKMNLDDAVFFFGQEKDWQIKVGRFEAYDMFPLNQDTFIEYSGNTANDLYSDGYGYIYMMKEGRGRSDSGGNFLISKTIDNWYFEVNTLMENGSTLYTEKQYHGMDLTNDKNVAYVRPVIAWQSGRFSTAVAMESNVVNNAYGYYENGKWIDQSDRTGYGFTMTWDGQKTDPEDGAVINLNTAYMDATDETDFTAGVNALWHRFELGYIYAHNNIDAFNATNLEAVCEEDCWITDPGSYDIHTIHASYLFPNVLDMKNFNIYLGAYASWVEADPNNGDNSEDARYGGRLRFKYYF; from the coding sequence ATGAAGGTGAAATATTTAGCGCTAGTGGTCGGCGCTTGCTTTTCGCATAACCTTTGGGCAGCGAATACCGCTATTGAGCAGCGTCTTGCCGAACTGGAGCAGCGTGTGATTAATGCCGAGCAGCGGGCTGCTGATGCCGAGTCGCAAATCCGTTCGCTGAAGCAACAGCAGGTAGCCACAGCGCCGACGGTGCAAGTACAGTCTGCTGAACCCTCCGCCTCTACGGAAAATCCACCCAAGTTAACGCTATCCGGTTTTAGCGATATCAAGTTCTATGGCGACGTTGAGTTTAATATGGATGCGGCAAGCCGCTCTGGTAGTCTGACATCAACCAGAACTTCTGCGAATAAAGATTGGGCGCCAGGAACGAATGAACGTTGGGATATCAACGGGCGTCTACTATTAGGGTTTGATGGCTACCAACGACTGAACAACGGTAATTTCGCCGGATTCTCAGTTCAGCCGCTGGCAGACCTGACCGGAAAAATGAATCTCGATGATGCAGTGTTCTTTTTTGGTCAGGAAAAAGACTGGCAAATTAAGGTTGGACGCTTTGAAGCTTACGATATGTTCCCGCTGAATCAGGATACCTTTATTGAATATTCAGGTAATACGGCGAATGACCTGTACAGCGATGGCTACGGTTATATATATATGATGAAAGAGGGCCGGGGGCGTAGCGACAGCGGTGGTAACTTCCTGATCAGCAAAACCATCGATAACTGGTATTTCGAAGTGAACACATTGATGGAAAATGGCAGTACGCTCTATACCGAGAAGCAGTACCACGGAATGGACTTAACCAACGATAAAAACGTGGCCTATGTGCGTCCGGTGATAGCCTGGCAAAGCGGACGCTTCTCGACGGCGGTGGCGATGGAAAGTAACGTCGTCAACAACGCCTATGGCTATTATGAGAATGGGAAGTGGATCGATCAGTCCGATCGTACAGGCTATGGTTTTACTATGACCTGGGATGGTCAGAAAACCGATCCAGAAGATGGTGCGGTGATTAACCTGAACACCGCCTATATGGATGCGACCGACGAGACCGATTTTACCGCCGGGGTGAATGCGTTGTGGCACCGGTTTGAGCTGGGTTATATCTATGCGCATAACAACATTGACGCCTTCAACGCCACTAATCTTGAAGCCGTTTGCGAGGAAGATTGTTGGATAACCGATCCTGGCAGTTATGATATTCACACCATTCATGCCTCATATCTGTTCCCCAACGTACTGGATATGAAAAACTTTAACATCTACCTCGGTGCCTATGCCTCATGGGTTGAGGCCGATCCGAATAATGGCGATAACAGCGAAGATGCACGCTACGGCGGGCGCCTGAGATTTAAATATTACTTCTGA
- the luxS gene encoding S-ribosylhomocysteine lyase, whose translation MPLLDSFTVDHTRMEAPAVRVAKTMNTPHGDAITVFDLRFCIPNKEVMPEKGIHTLEHLFAGFMRNHLNGNGVEIIDISPMGCRTGFYMSLIGTPDEQRVADAWKAAMADVLKVQDQNQIPELNVYQCGTYQMHSLSEAQDIARHILEHDVRVNSNEELALPKEKLQELHI comes from the coding sequence ATGCCGTTGTTAGATAGTTTTACTGTCGATCACACCCGGATGGAAGCTCCCGCGGTCCGGGTTGCAAAAACGATGAACACCCCGCATGGCGACGCAATCACCGTGTTTGATCTGCGTTTCTGCATTCCGAACAAAGAAGTGATGCCTGAGAAAGGTATCCATACGCTGGAACACCTGTTTGCAGGTTTTATGCGTAATCACCTCAACGGTAACGGCGTTGAGATTATCGATATCTCTCCGATGGGATGCCGCACCGGCTTTTACATGAGCCTGATTGGTACGCCGGACGAGCAGCGAGTTGCCGACGCGTGGAAAGCAGCGATGGCGGACGTGCTGAAAGTGCAGGATCAAAACCAGATCCCAGAACTGAACGTTTACCAGTGTGGTACGTATCAGATGCACTCGCTTAGCGAAGCGCAGGATATCGCTCGTCATATTCTGGAGCATGATGTGCGCGTTAACAGCAATGAAGAGCTGGCGCTGCCGAAAGAGAAACTGCAGGAACTGCATATTTAG